From one Salvelinus sp. IW2-2015 linkage group LG11, ASM291031v2, whole genome shotgun sequence genomic stretch:
- the LOC111970422 gene encoding ubiquitin-associated protein 1-like isoform X2 translates to MAARKSDTHNNGPISYLDDVPFKINDKFRCPAKVGLPVGFCLPDCLSVLADLQYDFSLERRSVRWGAELAEARAAEARAAEVARLVLESKEHSPPAQDPDGGLAGGGKRPRPAEEQDALPPALNPLMASLRHNAILTPLPAPARQTAPSIPEPQYLNLADFEREEDPFDKLELKTLDDREELRNILQSQPQQQSVSPPEEPQPELASRGSTPPPQLPATSLPXKTAFSLNGLVAQLDMDRAGGLAQGRTMDPDRPCNIRSLTFPKLSDPGELSFDSYSPAPVPPSLSTGSPPAPQQKTEEPPRHTQNGAPKQINVGPLPCGAALLNLSPSGRQCVETIVSMGYSYEGVLRAMQRRGQNVEQVHPSALPPGHSSLGPFSLHRSVIKKCSI, encoded by the exons ATGGCTGCGAGGAAGTCTGATACCCACAACAATG GACCCATCAGCTACCTTGATGACGTTCCCTTTAAAATCAACGATAAGTTCCGCTGCCCTGCCAAAGTGGGGCTTCCTGTTGGCTTCTGCCTGCCCGACTGTCTCTCTGTGCTCGCAGACCTGCAG TATGACTTCTCCCTGGAGAGGCGGAGTGTGCGCTGGGGGGCTGAGCTGGCTGAGGCCAGGGCGGCGGAGGCCCGAGCTGCAGAGGTGGCCAGGCTGGTGTTGGAGAGCAAGGAGCACTCACCCCCCGCACAGGACCCTGACGGGGGATTGGCCGGCGGGGGCAAGAGGCCTCGCCCCGCCGAGGAGCAGGACGCTCTCCCGCCCGCATTGAATCCGCTGATGGCCTCACTGCGCCACAACGCCATCCTCACCCCGCTGCCCGCGCCCGCCAGGCAGACCGCTCCCAGCATCCCGGAGCCACAGTATCTTAACCTGGCTGACTTTGAGCGCGAGGAGGACCCCTTCGACAAGCTGGAGCTGAAGACGCTGGACGATAGGGAGGAGCTGCGCAACATCCTCCAGAGCCAGCCCCAGCAGCAGTCTGTATCCCCACCTGAGGAACCCCAGCCCGAGCTGGCATCGCGAGGCAGCACGCCTCCACCCCAACTCCCCGCCACCAGCCTTCCGGMCAAAACGGCCTTTTCCCTCAACGGGCTGGTGGCGCAACTGGACATGGACAGAGCTGGGGGTCTGGCCCAGGGACGGACAATGGACCCAGACCGGCCCTGCAACATCCGCTCGCTGACCTTCCCCAAGCTGTCGGACCCCGGGGAATTGTCATTTGACTCCTACTCTCCAGCCCCTGTACCACCTAGCCTATCCACCGGCAGCCCACCGGCACCCCAGCAGAAGACAGAGGAGCCACCCAGGCACACCCAAAATGGGGCACCAAAGCAG ATAAATGTAGGTCCTCTCCCGTGCGGAGCGGCACTGCTCAACCTGTCTCCCAGTGGGCGGCAATGTGTGGAGACCATCGTGTCCATGGGGTACTCCTACGAGGGGGTCCTGCGGGCCATGCAGAGGCGAGGCCAGAATGTGGAGCAGGTAcacccctccgctctccctcccggTCACAGCAGCCTAGGCCCATTTTCTCTACACAGATCTGTTATAAAGAAATGTTCTATTTGA
- the LOC111970422 gene encoding ubiquitin-associated protein 1-like isoform X1 encodes MAARKSDTHNNGPISYLDDVPFKINDKFRCPAKVGLPVGFCLPDCLSVLADLQYDFSLERRSVRWGAELAEARAAEARAAEVARLVLESKEHSPPAQDPDGGLAGGGKRPRPAEEQDALPPALNPLMASLRHNAILTPLPAPARQTAPSIPEPQYLNLADFEREEDPFDKLELKTLDDREELRNILQSQPQQQSVSPPEEPQPELASRGSTPPPQLPATSLPXKTAFSLNGLVAQLDMDRAGGLAQGRTMDPDRPCNIRSLTFPKLSDPGELSFDSYSPAPVPPSLSTGSPPAPQQKTEEPPRHTQNGAPKQINVGPLPCGAALLNLSPSGRQCVETIVSMGYSYEGVLRAMQRRGQNVEQVLEYMFTHTRLCERGFEPSAVEEGLEMYQCSEEKALEFLSLMTRFGEMGFERDTIKEVLLVHNNDQEKALEDLMSRAAAS; translated from the exons ATGGCTGCGAGGAAGTCTGATACCCACAACAATG GACCCATCAGCTACCTTGATGACGTTCCCTTTAAAATCAACGATAAGTTCCGCTGCCCTGCCAAAGTGGGGCTTCCTGTTGGCTTCTGCCTGCCCGACTGTCTCTCTGTGCTCGCAGACCTGCAG TATGACTTCTCCCTGGAGAGGCGGAGTGTGCGCTGGGGGGCTGAGCTGGCTGAGGCCAGGGCGGCGGAGGCCCGAGCTGCAGAGGTGGCCAGGCTGGTGTTGGAGAGCAAGGAGCACTCACCCCCCGCACAGGACCCTGACGGGGGATTGGCCGGCGGGGGCAAGAGGCCTCGCCCCGCCGAGGAGCAGGACGCTCTCCCGCCCGCATTGAATCCGCTGATGGCCTCACTGCGCCACAACGCCATCCTCACCCCGCTGCCCGCGCCCGCCAGGCAGACCGCTCCCAGCATCCCGGAGCCACAGTATCTTAACCTGGCTGACTTTGAGCGCGAGGAGGACCCCTTCGACAAGCTGGAGCTGAAGACGCTGGACGATAGGGAGGAGCTGCGCAACATCCTCCAGAGCCAGCCCCAGCAGCAGTCTGTATCCCCACCTGAGGAACCCCAGCCCGAGCTGGCATCGCGAGGCAGCACGCCTCCACCCCAACTCCCCGCCACCAGCCTTCCGGMCAAAACGGCCTTTTCCCTCAACGGGCTGGTGGCGCAACTGGACATGGACAGAGCTGGGGGTCTGGCCCAGGGACGGACAATGGACCCAGACCGGCCCTGCAACATCCGCTCGCTGACCTTCCCCAAGCTGTCGGACCCCGGGGAATTGTCATTTGACTCCTACTCTCCAGCCCCTGTACCACCTAGCCTATCCACCGGCAGCCCACCGGCACCCCAGCAGAAGACAGAGGAGCCACCCAGGCACACCCAAAATGGGGCACCAAAGCAG ATAAATGTAGGTCCTCTCCCGTGCGGAGCGGCACTGCTCAACCTGTCTCCCAGTGGGCGGCAATGTGTGGAGACCATCGTGTCCATGGGGTACTCCTACGAGGGGGTCCTGCGGGCCATGCAGAGGCGAGGCCAGAATGTGGAGCAG GTGCTGGAGTACATGTTTACTCATACACGTCTTTGTGAGCGGGGATTTGAGCCCAGTGCCGTAGAGGAGGGCTTAGAGATGTACCAGTGCTCTGAAGAGAAG GCCTTAGAGTTCCTGTCGCTGATGACGCGGTTCGGCGAGATGGGCTTTGAAAGGGACACCATCAAGGAGGTGCTGCTGGTGCACAACAACGACCAGGAAAAGGCTCTGGAGGACCTCATGTCCCGTGCCGCAGCCAGCTGA